In Gossypium arboreum isolate Shixiya-1 chromosome 5, ASM2569848v2, whole genome shotgun sequence, a single genomic region encodes these proteins:
- the LOC108489896 gene encoding inactive protein RESTRICTED TEV MOVEMENT 2-like, whose translation MNRGPRPNGIYVPPAPQQQPSQNFKPKSEWKHQQDASFLFIYLPAFAVDQLIITPDSSTATLKIEGKRRLPNNKTLPLDEVFNIPPELHLSKMEKLFGRGILTLKFPRISNDVSQQPSTNELVEETPNLPPETTADSVDKKMANDGKAAEPETTAMEETGSVRDESQEGKLEGDGKGKGVAKKAESNGSSVNKVVEEKVKENKETRKEDDDKTMLVNMGLAVVIVVGLGVSMLYTLLGH comes from the exons atgaacagAGGGCCAAGACCAAATGGGATATATGTACCACCAGCTCCACAGCAGCAGCCATCCCAGAATTTCAAGCCTAAATCTGAATGGAAGCATCAACAAGATGCTAGCTTTTTATTCATTTATCTTCCTG CATTCGCAGTGGATCAACTGATAATAACACCCGACTCTTCCACTGCAACTCTAAAAATAGAAGGAAAGCGTCGGCTACCTAATAACAAAACTTTGCCACTCGATGAAGTTTTCAACATTCCACCAGAACTCCATTTGTCTAAAATGGAGAAACTATTCGGACGAGGGATTCTTACCCTCAAATTCCCCAGAATTTCCAATGACGTTTCTCAACAACCATCTACCAATGAGTTGGTGGAGGAAACCCCCAACCTCCCTCCAGAAACAACGGCGGACTCTGTCGACAAAAAGATGGCCAATGATGGAAAAGCAGCTGAACCAGAAACAACCGCTATGGAAGAGACGGGCTCAGTGAGAGATGAAAGCCAGGAAGGGAAGTTGGAAGGCGATGGAAAAGGAAAGGGTGTTGCGAAGAAGGCTGAAAGCAACGGATCATCTGTTAATAAGGTGGttgaagagaaagtgaaggaGAACAAAGAAACGAGGAAGGAAGATGATGATAAGACAATGTTAGTGAATATGGGGTTAGCAGTTGTTATCGTCGTGGGACTGGGTGTTTCTATGCTTTATACTTTACTAGGTCATTAA